A genomic window from Brevibacillus agri includes:
- a CDS encoding NAD-dependent epimerase/dehydratase family protein, producing the protein MKKVLVLGGTRFFGKRLVQLLADSGAEVTVATRGLAEADLPPQVKRLTLDRDDKSALATAGEQQWDIVYDNICYSYQNAVDACEVFCGKVGKYVLTSTLSVYDFSDQALKEEAFDPYTYPLRPGTWEGVSYQEGKRQAEAVFFQTAAFPVAAVRFPIVLAEDDYTRRLHFHVEHVQQEQPIGLVNPEAVMCFIHAGEAAKFLAWVGTDAFTGPVNANSQGTITLQALLDMISQAVGKPARIEAETDPAHQSPFGFPHSFFMDTSKAAAAGYAFAALDSWLPELIQSIAKETVQAKA; encoded by the coding sequence ATGAAAAAGGTACTGGTACTCGGAGGAACCCGTTTTTTTGGCAAACGTCTCGTGCAACTGCTCGCTGATTCTGGCGCAGAGGTAACGGTAGCGACAAGGGGCTTGGCGGAGGCGGATTTGCCGCCGCAGGTGAAGCGGCTTACGCTCGACCGCGACGACAAAAGCGCGCTTGCTACAGCCGGGGAGCAACAGTGGGACATCGTCTACGACAACATTTGCTACTCTTATCAAAATGCCGTGGACGCCTGCGAAGTTTTCTGCGGCAAAGTAGGCAAATACGTGCTGACCTCGACGCTGTCGGTGTACGATTTTTCCGATCAGGCGTTAAAAGAGGAAGCGTTTGACCCGTACACGTACCCGCTCCGTCCGGGAACGTGGGAAGGCGTCAGCTACCAGGAAGGAAAGCGGCAAGCCGAAGCCGTATTTTTCCAGACCGCTGCTTTTCCGGTGGCAGCCGTCCGCTTTCCGATCGTGCTCGCGGAGGACGATTATACGCGCCGCCTGCATTTTCACGTAGAGCACGTACAACAGGAGCAGCCGATCGGGCTTGTGAACCCGGAAGCTGTCATGTGCTTTATTCACGCCGGGGAGGCGGCCAAATTTTTGGCCTGGGTCGGCACGGACGCCTTTACTGGCCCCGTCAACGCCAACTCGCAAGGCACGATTACGCTGCAAGCTTTGCTGGACATGATTTCGCAAGCCGTGGGCAAACCAGCGCGCATTGAGGCAGAGACCGACCCGGCTCACCAGTCGCCATTCGGATTCCCGCATTCTTTTTTCATGGACACGAGCAAGGCAGCGGCGGCAGGCTATGCGTTCGCGGCCCTCGATTCGTGGCTGCCGGAGCTGATTCAATCGATCGCAAAAGAAACTGTACAAGCAAAAGCGTGA